A stretch of the candidate division WOR-3 bacterium genome encodes the following:
- a CDS encoding tetratricopeptide repeat protein: protein MKRIVRPLLVLSIVVLVWGCASSTTVKPTSEEEIRARRLQAEQSYSIGASYYAQRNYDAAMENFQRALEIDSTYYDPCIAIGNIWRFRRDPIQAKEFYRRAMRLDPRKAKAYEGLGDLFLEMSGMDSTYVDSALAAYRKGLEMDSSLVDLYNGVAQIYVKTERMAQADSVYKEALRRFPDDLSVMRLWGEFLYKMRRYAEAVEALKPLVARFKSDPSVTSLRVKLATALAEIGRYSEAVLELDEVLKIDPSDKQALLAQGVILARQGKFSQALAKFDQVIAMDSSMTTAYVAKADVLVKQGRLSPAEAELRRALRIDPDMASAYASLGDINRQQGDASRGKNITATPVAKLREAKSYYEAARQYYQKAAADPAYASFSRTQIAYVNRNIELIDKELFVRG from the coding sequence ATGAAGAGAATTGTCAGGCCATTATTGGTTCTTTCTATCGTTGTGCTGGTTTGGGGCTGTGCGTCTTCAACGACCGTGAAGCCGACGTCCGAGGAGGAAATTAGGGCAAGGAGGCTTCAGGCCGAGCAGAGCTATTCGATTGGAGCCAGCTACTATGCCCAGCGCAACTATGACGCCGCGATGGAGAATTTCCAGCGGGCGCTGGAGATTGATTCGACCTACTACGATCCCTGTATCGCCATCGGCAACATCTGGCGGTTCCGGCGCGATCCGATTCAGGCCAAAGAGTTCTACCGCCGGGCTATGAGGTTGGACCCGAGGAAAGCGAAAGCATACGAGGGTCTTGGAGACCTGTTCCTTGAGATGTCAGGCATGGACTCAACCTACGTGGACAGTGCGCTTGCGGCGTACCGGAAGGGACTGGAGATGGATTCCTCGCTTGTGGACCTGTATAACGGCGTCGCTCAGATATATGTTAAGACCGAGCGGATGGCGCAGGCGGATTCAGTTTACAAGGAAGCTTTGCGCCGATTCCCTGATGACCTGAGCGTCATGCGGCTGTGGGGCGAGTTCCTGTATAAGATGAGACGGTACGCCGAGGCAGTGGAGGCTCTGAAGCCGCTGGTCGCGCGGTTCAAGAGCGATCCGAGCGTCACGTCGCTGCGGGTGAAGCTCGCTACTGCCTTAGCCGAAATCGGCCGGTACAGCGAGGCAGTTCTCGAACTGGATGAGGTGTTGAAGATTGATCCCTCAGACAAGCAAGCGCTGCTGGCGCAAGGCGTGATACTTGCCCGGCAAGGCAAGTTCAGCCAGGCACTGGCTAAGTTCGACCAAGTCATCGCCATGGATTCGAGCATGACCACCGCTTACGTCGCCAAGGCAGACGTGCTGGTAAAGCAGGGCCGGCTCAGTCCGGCTGAGGCCGAGTTGCGCAGGGCGCTCAGGATAGACCCGGATATGGCCAGTGCCTATGCTTCGCTTGGCGACATCAACCGTCAGCAGGGTGATGCAAGCCGAGGTAAAAACATAACCGCCACGCCGGTAGCCAAGCTCAGGGAAGCGAAGTCGTACTACGAAGCAGCAAGACAGTACTATCAAAAGGCCGCTGCTGACCCGGCCTACGCATCTTTCAGCCGGACCCAAATTGCCTATGTCAACCGAAACATCGAACTTATTGACAAGGAGCTCTTCGTCCGCGGATAG
- the rimP gene encoding ribosome maturation factor RimP, which translates to MSGSVIEAVSQAAAEIAAQLAVEVYHIEMSGRTLRVLIDTPTGVSLETCSRFSQALSDELDRQDLITSRYFLEVSSPGIERPLYRPRDYAAVLGRNVRVQTAAGVIEGRLVGADQTGVKLEISHDGEPAQATLDYQEIRSARVRASDAELFSKQQEPQ; encoded by the coding sequence ATGTCAGGAAGTGTGATCGAAGCAGTGTCGCAGGCTGCGGCCGAAATTGCAGCCCAGCTCGCGGTCGAGGTGTATCACATCGAGATGTCTGGCCGTACGCTGAGAGTACTAATTGACACACCCACCGGTGTGTCGCTCGAGACCTGCTCCCGGTTCTCCCAGGCCTTGTCGGACGAACTCGACCGCCAAGACCTGATAACGAGCCGTTACTTCCTTGAAGTGTCCTCACCCGGCATCGAGCGGCCGCTGTATCGCCCCCGGGACTACGCCGCAGTTCTCGGCCGGAACGTACGAGTACAGACCGCAGCCGGCGTAATTGAAGGCCGGTTGGTCGGAGCCGACCAGACCGGCGTCAAGCTCGAGATCAGCCATGATGGCGAGCCGGCTCAGGCTACTCTGGATTATCAGGAAATCCGCTCCGCCCGGGTCCGGGCCAGCGACGCGGAGCTGTTCTCAAAGCAGCAGGAGCCACAGTGA
- the fusA gene encoding elongation factor G — protein sequence MPDYPLERFRNIGIAAHIDAGKTTTTERILYYTGRIHRMGEIDEGTTQMDWMIQERERGITITSAATTVAWRDHRVNIIDTPGHVDFTIEVERCLKVLDGAIIVFCGVGGVEPQSETVWRQADRYHVPRIAFVNKLDRVGSDFYRVVKMMAETFQEIPVPVQLPIGVEDSFRGVIDLIEQTACVWHTDDLGASYESGPIPEDRKAEVEEYRHRMLDVLTTFDEKLLDSYVHGQPIEPVELKRALRKGTIDLRIVPVFCGSAFRNKGIQKLLDGVVDYLPSPLDVLPARGTNPKTGKEETRPADPSAPFSGFIFKLAADPHRGMLSYIRVYSGKVRQGHVVMAIPEMERVRVSKLLIMHANRQEEVETLSAGEIGAVVGLKNSHTGQTLASLAHPIAFESIQVPEPVVFTAIEPKTKAEEEKLSTSLATLALEDPTFKVRTDEETGQLVLSGMGELHLEILLDRLQRDYKVGVHSSKPQVSYRETITAQASAEGRFVRQTGGRGHYAVVKLALEPSTEGNSIVNEIKKAAIPAQFIPAIEQGIRDCFEAGVLAGYEVLNTRVRIVDGAFHETDSSDVDFKVATSQAFREAFLRASPTFLEPIMELEVVTPEQYVGSVLADVTARGGKVLKLEAVKGHQIVTAEVPLARTFGYATSVRSLTQGRATHSLQFKCFQPVDEETRVRLYPLFADQRRP from the coding sequence ATGCCTGACTATCCGCTCGAACGCTTTCGCAACATCGGCATTGCCGCACACATTGACGCCGGCAAGACCACGACCACCGAACGCATCCTTTACTACACCGGCCGGATTCACCGGATGGGCGAGATTGACGAAGGCACGACCCAGATGGACTGGATGATTCAAGAACGCGAACGCGGCATCACCATTACGAGCGCGGCCACGACTGTCGCCTGGCGTGACCACCGGGTGAACATCATCGACACGCCGGGCCACGTTGATTTCACCATCGAGGTTGAACGCTGTCTCAAGGTCCTGGACGGTGCGATAATAGTTTTCTGTGGCGTCGGTGGCGTCGAGCCGCAGTCGGAAACAGTCTGGCGCCAAGCTGACCGGTACCACGTCCCGCGCATCGCCTTCGTCAACAAGCTGGACCGGGTCGGCTCAGACTTCTACCGCGTTGTCAAGATGATGGCTGAGACGTTCCAGGAAATTCCGGTCCCAGTCCAGCTTCCAATTGGCGTCGAAGATAGCTTCAGGGGCGTCATTGACCTGATCGAACAGACTGCCTGTGTCTGGCACACCGACGACTTGGGCGCAAGCTACGAATCCGGCCCAATTCCTGAAGACCGGAAGGCGGAGGTCGAGGAATACCGGCACCGGATGCTCGACGTACTCACAACCTTTGACGAGAAACTGCTCGATTCATACGTACATGGCCAGCCAATCGAGCCAGTCGAACTCAAACGCGCCCTGCGCAAGGGTACGATAGACCTTCGCATTGTACCGGTATTTTGCGGCTCGGCATTCCGGAACAAGGGCATCCAGAAACTCCTGGACGGCGTTGTTGACTACCTACCTTCCCCCCTCGACGTGCTGCCCGCGCGGGGCACGAACCCAAAGACCGGTAAGGAAGAAACCAGACCGGCAGACCCATCAGCACCCTTCTCAGGCTTTATCTTCAAGCTTGCCGCTGACCCGCACCGCGGCATGCTTTCCTACATTCGGGTATACTCTGGCAAAGTACGCCAGGGCCATGTCGTCATGGCTATCCCGGAAATGGAACGCGTGCGTGTCTCCAAACTACTCATCATGCACGCGAACCGGCAGGAAGAAGTAGAAACCCTGTCAGCCGGAGAAATCGGTGCCGTCGTCGGACTCAAGAACTCACACACTGGCCAGACCCTGGCGAGCCTCGCCCATCCCATCGCCTTCGAGTCTATCCAGGTCCCGGAACCGGTCGTATTCACTGCCATTGAGCCCAAGACAAAGGCCGAGGAAGAAAAACTTTCGACTTCGCTCGCCACGCTTGCGCTTGAAGACCCGACCTTCAAGGTTCGCACTGATGAGGAAACCGGTCAGCTTGTTCTGTCCGGCATGGGAGAACTGCATCTAGAGATACTGCTTGACCGTCTGCAGCGGGACTACAAAGTCGGAGTACACTCAAGTAAACCCCAGGTGTCCTATCGAGAGACCATCACTGCACAAGCAAGCGCCGAGGGTCGCTTCGTCCGGCAAACTGGCGGCCGCGGTCACTACGCGGTGGTAAAACTTGCGCTGGAGCCTTCAACTGAAGGCAATAGCATCGTCAACGAAATCAAGAAGGCTGCGATACCGGCCCAGTTCATACCGGCGATTGAACAGGGTATCCGTGACTGCTTTGAGGCCGGGGTTTTGGCTGGATATGAAGTACTGAACACCAGGGTTCGCATCGTGGACGGTGCCTTCCACGAGACCGATTCCTCAGATGTGGATTTCAAAGTAGCGACCAGCCAGGCGTTTCGCGAGGCATTTCTACGGGCATCCCCTACTTTCCTGGAACCAATAATGGAACTCGAAGTCGTCACTCCGGAGCAGTACGTCGGGTCGGTGCTTGCAGATGTGACTGCCCGCGGAGGTAAGGTTCTTAAGCTGGAAGCAGTCAAAGGCCACCAGATTGTTACTGCCGAGGTGCCGCTGGCCCGCACATTCGGCTATGCTACCTCGGTCCGTTCCCTGACTCAGGGCCGGGCCACCCACTCGCTACAGTTCAAGTGCTTCCAGCCGGTTGACGAAGAGACCCGGGTCAGACTCTACCCCCTATTCGCCGATCAGCGCCGACCGTAG
- a CDS encoding BamA/TamA family outer membrane protein, whose translation MPRGIKAVAGFNAGDIVDEGRLERAVAEMEMGLMNHGYLNARVTVDTFTGPEGFMVRFVVNPGKLARIARWELTAEDTVADRPVVRLLPRTGTAFSKLSLERSASRVLAFCEQNGFPLAEVRPLGLTDSAGWVIPVLEVNPGPRVVVGRLEFSGAHGLTPGLASRLARFRAGLSYSSGLVWYWRRNLQKSRVVRVLGHEVVEGDGYGVRFLVSPLRSNRALAAAGYSAGDRMFTGTVEFEFGNILNTGRRLEGSWRAFKGRGSWLLTYVEPWILVPWLSLEGTVRHDAYDTSGSRTSLSAQARIATETGFEVRLSSGYDLVAATDTNLRSSTTWAGTGLALDTREKELNPRRGAALDLRTTGGSRAAQGKTGFVGRFEADAALAGPALGSLVFANSGHYRLVYSSARLSDLELYRVGGARTLRGYREDEFSARQVGWFNCELGWQIAANAVGYPFGDAGVCQTLSGWVFAIGYGFGLRVSTRIGLFEVDYGVMYKDSPVRGKVHLSFEAEF comes from the coding sequence ATGCCCAGGGGGATCAAGGCGGTGGCCGGGTTCAACGCCGGCGACATTGTGGATGAAGGACGACTTGAGCGAGCTGTCGCGGAAATGGAAATGGGACTGATGAACCATGGTTACCTGAACGCACGCGTGACGGTTGATACTTTCACCGGACCAGAAGGATTTATGGTCCGTTTCGTGGTCAATCCTGGTAAGTTGGCGCGGATTGCCCGATGGGAGCTGACCGCAGAAGACACCGTGGCTGACCGGCCGGTGGTGCGGCTCCTGCCCAGGACCGGCACGGCATTCTCAAAGCTCAGTTTAGAGCGCTCAGCCAGTCGGGTACTCGCATTCTGCGAGCAGAACGGGTTTCCGCTTGCCGAAGTCAGGCCGCTTGGTCTAACCGACAGCGCTGGTTGGGTCATTCCAGTCCTTGAGGTGAATCCTGGACCCAGAGTGGTTGTCGGTCGGCTGGAGTTCTCAGGCGCACACGGCCTAACGCCAGGACTTGCCTCGCGGCTGGCGCGATTCCGTGCCGGGCTTTCTTATTCGTCCGGTCTGGTCTGGTACTGGCGGAGGAACCTACAGAAGAGCAGAGTCGTACGTGTTCTTGGCCACGAGGTCGTTGAGGGAGACGGATACGGCGTGCGCTTTCTCGTCAGTCCGCTCAGGTCGAACCGGGCGCTGGCCGCAGCCGGATACTCGGCCGGCGACCGGATGTTCACTGGAACGGTTGAGTTCGAGTTCGGCAACATACTGAACACTGGACGCAGACTGGAAGGAAGCTGGCGCGCGTTCAAGGGAAGAGGTTCCTGGTTACTTACCTATGTCGAGCCTTGGATATTAGTGCCGTGGCTCAGCCTTGAGGGTACGGTGCGACACGACGCATACGATACTTCGGGTTCGCGCACGTCGCTTTCCGCCCAGGCCCGAATTGCGACCGAGACTGGGTTCGAGGTAAGACTCTCCAGTGGCTACGACCTAGTGGCCGCAACCGACACAAATCTCAGGTCGAGCACGACATGGGCCGGCACCGGGCTGGCGCTCGACACCCGGGAGAAGGAGCTGAATCCGAGACGTGGGGCCGCACTCGACCTGCGCACGACTGGTGGAAGCCGGGCTGCGCAGGGGAAGACGGGCTTTGTCGGCCGGTTTGAGGCTGATGCGGCCCTGGCCGGGCCTGCTCTCGGTTCCCTTGTGTTTGCGAACAGCGGGCATTACCGGCTGGTGTATTCGTCAGCCCGACTTTCTGACCTCGAGCTGTATCGGGTGGGCGGGGCCAGAACCTTGCGTGGCTATCGGGAAGACGAATTCTCAGCACGTCAGGTTGGGTGGTTCAACTGCGAGCTGGGCTGGCAGATTGCGGCGAACGCAGTCGGATACCCCTTCGGCGATGCGGGTGTGTGCCAGACTTTATCTGGCTGGGTCTTTGCGATTGGCTACGGATTCGGTCTGCGGGTGTCGACCCGTATCGGCCTGTTCGAGGTGGACTATGGAGTCATGTACAAAGACAGTCCGGTACGAGGGAAAGTCCACCTGAGCTTTGAAGCGGAGTTCTGA
- a CDS encoding HNH endonuclease, translating to MSICKGRRAVVLVLLNKAEPVEVSETTARSVRFSMPLPSVLRLNYYVRVRRKEVPLTKRNILKRDHGTCQYCGRRLAEMTTDHVVPKALGGTETWENLVCACPDCNARKGNATPAQANMTLLRQPKKPHYFTFSISSIGEVPEVWRQYLFQS from the coding sequence TTGTCAATCTGTAAGGGCAGACGTGCGGTTGTGCTGGTACTTCTGAACAAGGCCGAGCCGGTGGAGGTGTCGGAAACGACTGCTCGGTCGGTACGTTTCTCGATGCCACTACCCAGCGTTCTGCGGCTGAACTACTACGTCCGGGTCAGGCGCAAGGAGGTTCCACTGACCAAACGCAACATCCTGAAGCGGGACCACGGTACGTGTCAGTACTGCGGCCGGCGGCTCGCGGAGATGACGACCGATCATGTTGTGCCGAAGGCGTTGGGCGGAACCGAGACCTGGGAGAACCTGGTCTGTGCGTGTCCTGACTGCAACGCGCGGAAGGGTAATGCGACTCCGGCACAGGCTAACATGACGCTGCTCCGGCAACCAAAGAAGCCGCACTATTTCACCTTCTCAATCAGCTCAATCGGGGAGGTGCCGGAAGTCTGGCGGCAGTACCTGTTCCAGAGCTGA
- a CDS encoding DUF503 domain-containing protein, whose product MTVGLLTVDCFIPESLSLKDKRHVLRSISERIRREFNVSICEADYQDQWQRTTLAVAVANTEWPMARRTLHRIVEFLERERRLNVLNTDIQQLY is encoded by the coding sequence ATGACCGTCGGCCTTCTTACCGTTGACTGCTTCATTCCCGAGAGCCTCTCGCTCAAGGACAAGCGTCATGTCCTGCGCAGTATCTCCGAGCGGATCCGCCGGGAGTTCAACGTCTCGATCTGCGAGGCGGATTATCAAGACCAGTGGCAGCGTACGACGCTCGCCGTGGCTGTAGCCAACACCGAATGGCCGATGGCCCGCCGCACCCTGCACCGTATTGTCGAGTTCCTTGAACGCGAGCGACGGCTCAACGTCCTCAACACCGATATTCAACAGCTCTACTAG
- a CDS encoding undecaprenyl-diphosphate phosphatase yields MSYLEALLLGLLQGLTEFLPISSSGHLVLLEHLLRAPESARMAVTAVLHLGTALALVAYFRRELAEIIGGAFSRRIETRSASLKTAGYIALASVPAAVVGLIAADRIDAAFSQPAVVGPMLIVTGVALFTTRFARERGQPVDSVVALAVGAVQAVAIIPGISRSGATIAMALFLGLKRTQAFEFSFVMSVPVILAAAVKELLDVDWHTVPPAAMALGVLAAFGAGLAALVLLRRAVAGRRFFWFAFYCWAAGLAALVFVR; encoded by the coding sequence ATGTCGTACCTTGAAGCATTGTTACTCGGCCTGCTCCAGGGCCTGACCGAGTTCCTTCCGATCTCCAGTTCTGGCCATCTCGTGCTTCTGGAGCATCTCCTGCGGGCACCTGAGTCGGCCCGGATGGCTGTTACCGCGGTACTGCACCTTGGCACCGCGCTTGCGCTGGTCGCGTATTTCCGGCGCGAGCTTGCCGAAATCATCGGCGGCGCCTTCTCGCGTAGGATTGAAACGAGGTCGGCAAGTCTGAAAACGGCTGGATACATCGCGCTTGCCTCGGTTCCGGCTGCCGTAGTCGGGTTGATAGCCGCGGACCGGATTGATGCGGCGTTCTCTCAGCCGGCAGTTGTCGGGCCGATGCTGATTGTAACCGGTGTTGCCCTTTTTACGACCCGATTCGCACGCGAGCGGGGGCAGCCGGTAGACTCGGTGGTTGCGCTTGCGGTCGGAGCAGTCCAGGCTGTGGCGATAATCCCTGGTATATCGCGCTCTGGTGCGACAATTGCCATGGCGCTGTTCCTCGGTCTGAAGCGGACGCAGGCGTTTGAGTTCAGCTTCGTGATGTCGGTGCCGGTTATCCTCGCAGCCGCAGTCAAGGAATTGCTGGATGTGGATTGGCACACGGTTCCGCCAGCCGCGATGGCACTTGGCGTGCTGGCGGCTTTCGGCGCCGGACTTGCTGCGCTCGTGCTGTTGCGCCGAGCAGTTGCCGGACGCCGGTTCTTCTGGTTTGCCTTCTATTGCTGGGCCGCCGGCCTTGCCGCACTTGTCTTCGTGCGCTAG
- the infB gene encoding translation initiation factor IF-2 yields MDKLKVFEAAKQLNLSSEALIAILKELNFPPRGYTSYIKESEFEAAKLRLRKEKKQFKESIRRHRPAHPSAGPRPRLDEQALDRSIKQTMVKVRGREIKHRRPVRETRPTDAPPAAAAVKVNPYMTVAELAHALDTTPAEIIRRCIKLGLIATVNQRLDLDTIMLIADELGVKVEQENEEEAKVQRGEPKSRPPVVVVMGHVDHGKTALLDYIRKTRVAETEVGRITQHTGAYVACHDNRPIIFLDTPGHEAFTAMRARGAQITDIAVLVVAADDGVMPQTLEAIDHARAAGIPMIVAITKMDLSNANPDRVKAQLAQHGVAVEGYGGHTPCVETSSVTGQGIEELLDAILVVALELDLKAPYDGPAKGVVVEARVDRGRGNLATILVQEGTLRRGDPFVAAEHHGRVRDLLDQSFNRIKEATPSIPVQVLGFSGLPEAGDRFDVTPDERTARDIAQRRFLAKRDRILAASRPKVSLESLQERIAAGETKELKVIIKADVSGSAEALRDSLEGLSTEEVRVKVVHTGVGAISRSDVLLAKASEAILVGFHMKPLPDARALAEKEDVEIRTYRIIYAAIDDIRAAMLGLLEPEKKEIPLGRAEVRKVFKIPRQGTVAGSYVTEGKVVRGSECRVFRQGKEIAHGRVTSLKRFKDDVKEVETGFECGIGIEGADDIAEGDVIELFCIEEVARTCFPSEQR; encoded by the coding sequence ATGGACAAGCTGAAGGTCTTTGAGGCAGCAAAGCAACTCAACCTCTCCTCTGAGGCGCTGATCGCAATCCTCAAGGAACTGAACTTCCCGCCCCGGGGCTATACCTCCTATATCAAAGAAAGCGAGTTCGAGGCCGCCAAACTCAGGCTGCGCAAGGAAAAGAAGCAGTTCAAGGAATCAATCCGCCGGCACCGACCCGCTCATCCCTCAGCCGGACCCCGGCCACGCCTCGACGAACAGGCCCTTGACCGCAGCATCAAGCAGACAATGGTCAAAGTCCGGGGTCGCGAAATCAAACACCGCCGGCCCGTGCGTGAAACCCGGCCAACCGATGCTCCGCCCGCCGCGGCTGCGGTCAAGGTGAATCCGTACATGACTGTGGCGGAACTGGCCCACGCGCTCGATACCACGCCCGCGGAGATAATTAGAAGGTGTATCAAACTCGGTCTGATTGCCACTGTCAACCAGCGGCTCGACCTTGACACCATTATGCTCATCGCCGACGAACTCGGTGTCAAGGTCGAACAGGAGAATGAGGAAGAGGCCAAGGTTCAACGCGGCGAGCCCAAGTCCCGGCCGCCGGTCGTCGTCGTCATGGGACACGTTGACCACGGCAAGACCGCTCTGCTCGACTATATCCGCAAGACCAGAGTCGCCGAAACCGAAGTCGGCCGCATCACCCAGCACACCGGCGCGTACGTCGCCTGTCATGACAACCGCCCGATCATCTTCCTCGACACACCGGGCCACGAAGCGTTCACTGCGATGCGCGCCCGCGGCGCCCAGATTACTGACATCGCGGTACTCGTGGTAGCAGCCGACGACGGCGTGATGCCCCAGACGCTGGAGGCAATTGACCACGCCCGTGCGGCCGGCATTCCGATGATCGTCGCCATCACCAAGATGGACCTCTCCAATGCCAACCCGGACCGGGTAAAAGCTCAGCTTGCGCAGCACGGCGTTGCGGTTGAAGGTTACGGCGGACATACGCCATGTGTCGAAACATCAAGCGTCACCGGCCAGGGCATCGAGGAACTGCTGGACGCCATTCTCGTCGTCGCACTCGAACTCGACCTCAAGGCACCCTACGACGGCCCGGCCAAGGGCGTCGTGGTCGAAGCCCGCGTTGACCGCGGCCGCGGTAACCTTGCGACGATTCTTGTCCAGGAAGGCACCCTGCGCCGTGGCGACCCGTTCGTTGCCGCCGAACACCACGGACGAGTTCGCGACCTCCTTGACCAGTCATTCAACCGTATCAAGGAAGCCACCCCCTCGATTCCGGTCCAAGTCCTTGGCTTCTCCGGATTGCCTGAGGCCGGGGACCGGTTCGACGTTACTCCGGACGAACGCACTGCCCGTGACATCGCCCAGCGCCGATTTCTTGCCAAGCGCGACCGAATTCTGGCTGCAAGCCGCCCCAAGGTGTCGCTTGAGTCGCTCCAGGAACGCATCGCAGCTGGCGAAACCAAGGAACTCAAGGTGATTATCAAGGCCGACGTTTCGGGCTCGGCTGAGGCCCTCCGCGACTCGCTGGAAGGCCTGTCAACCGAAGAAGTACGAGTCAAGGTTGTCCACACCGGCGTCGGCGCAATCAGCCGGTCGGACGTGCTCCTGGCCAAGGCGTCCGAGGCGATACTCGTTGGATTCCACATGAAGCCGCTGCCCGATGCCCGGGCATTGGCCGAAAAAGAAGACGTCGAGATCCGGACGTACCGGATCATCTATGCGGCAATAGACGACATCCGGGCTGCGATGCTCGGACTCCTGGAGCCTGAAAAGAAGGAGATTCCACTCGGCCGGGCCGAGGTCCGCAAAGTCTTCAAAATTCCACGGCAGGGAACGGTCGCCGGCTCGTATGTTACCGAAGGCAAGGTGGTACGAGGCTCAGAATGCCGGGTGTTCCGACAGGGCAAGGAAATTGCCCACGGCAGGGTGACATCGCTGAAGCGGTTCAAGGACGATGTCAAAGAGGTGGAAACGGGGTTCGAGTGCGGCATCGGCATCGAGGGGGCTGACGACATTGCCGAGGGCGACGTCATTGAACTGTTCTGTATCGAGGAAGTGGCCCGCACCTGTTTCCCGAGCGAACAGCGCTAG
- the nusA gene encoding transcription termination factor NusA, with the protein MNREIANLITQIARIRNVDVTYVCETLRTSIVAGLRRRYGPETEAHVEINPETGEIKVFLAKKVVEHVDNPGQQIALADAQRLNQSSLPGDVVRVEVPLEEIGRVAIRKASDELLLKLREAERTKLYNEFIKKKGEIITGTVQKIGREEVIVNLGLIEAVLPTHEQLKSDHYRQGLPIKAYVHRVEKTPIGPRVYLSRTHPEFLRKLLVREVPEIREGIVEIKGIARSPGFRSKVAVNSLDEKVDPVGACVGYRKSRIENVVKELSGEKVDIVQWSRDPLVFIARSLGPAKVSEVIKEGDVYIVVVPDAEFSIAIGKKGQNVWLASLLAQVKIEVLKETDYRNRVLMHKAAKTGLDGLELGEEVREKLTAAGISTAFDILNAAPEVLAQHVALAPESVEEFKQKVRDKVWTS; encoded by the coding sequence GTGAACAGAGAAATCGCAAATCTCATAACTCAAATTGCCCGCATCCGCAACGTGGACGTCACCTACGTGTGCGAGACGTTACGCACCAGCATCGTCGCCGGCCTGCGCCGCCGATACGGTCCGGAGACCGAGGCCCACGTCGAGATCAACCCAGAGACAGGGGAAATTAAGGTATTCCTCGCCAAGAAGGTTGTCGAGCATGTTGACAACCCTGGTCAGCAGATAGCGCTGGCCGATGCCCAGCGTCTGAACCAGTCGTCTCTGCCCGGGGATGTTGTGCGGGTTGAGGTTCCGCTCGAGGAAATCGGCCGTGTTGCCATCCGCAAAGCGTCCGACGAACTCCTGCTAAAGTTGCGCGAGGCAGAGCGAACCAAGCTCTACAATGAGTTCATAAAGAAGAAGGGTGAAATCATCACCGGGACGGTACAGAAAATCGGCCGCGAGGAGGTCATTGTCAACCTCGGCCTGATTGAGGCAGTACTTCCTACCCACGAACAGCTCAAGAGCGACCATTACCGTCAAGGGTTGCCAATCAAGGCCTACGTGCACCGGGTAGAAAAGACTCCGATTGGTCCGCGCGTCTATCTCTCCCGCACCCACCCCGAGTTCCTGCGTAAGCTCCTCGTCCGCGAAGTTCCCGAAATCCGCGAGGGTATCGTCGAGATCAAAGGCATCGCCCGTTCGCCCGGATTCCGCTCCAAAGTTGCAGTGAACTCTCTCGACGAGAAAGTTGACCCAGTCGGTGCCTGCGTTGGATACCGTAAGTCGCGGATTGAGAACGTCGTCAAGGAGCTCTCTGGCGAGAAAGTGGACATCGTTCAGTGGAGTCGGGACCCCCTGGTGTTCATCGCCCGCTCGCTCGGGCCGGCCAAGGTCAGTGAAGTCATCAAGGAGGGCGACGTCTACATCGTCGTCGTGCCCGACGCCGAGTTCTCAATTGCCATCGGCAAGAAGGGACAGAACGTCTGGCTGGCAAGCCTGCTCGCGCAGGTCAAGATCGAAGTCCTCAAGGAGACCGATTACCGCAACCGGGTGCTAATGCACAAAGCCGCCAAGACGGGGCTGGACGGACTCGAACTCGGCGAGGAAGTGCGCGAGAAGCTCACCGCCGCTGGCATCTCGACTGCTTTCGATATCCTGAACGCTGCGCCCGAGGTCCTGGCCCAACACGTTGCCCTTGCCCCCGAATCGGTTGAAGAATTCAAACAGAAGGTGCGCGACAAGGTATGGACAAGCTGA